Genomic segment of Pseudorca crassidens isolate mPseCra1 chromosome 10, mPseCra1.hap1, whole genome shotgun sequence:
TGAgcggataaactgtggtacatccagacaatagaatactcagcaataaaaagaaatgaactattatGCTATGAAAATCCATGGAGAAATGAATGTTATATGCTTTTGCTAAGTGAAgaggccaatctgaaaaggctacaaacTCTggttccaactacatgacattgtGGAACAGGCAAAACGATGGAGacataaaaagatcagtggttgctggggGTTATAGGGGTTGGAGTGTGGGAATGATGAATGGGTGGAGCATAGGGGATTTTTAGGGCGGTGAAACTGTTTAGTATGATGCTTGTAATGGTTGATGCATGTTATTATGTTTTCTAAAGCCATAGAATGTATTACACAGTTTATATTAAccttaatataaactatggactttagctAATAATACTTTATCAATATTGGCTCACTGATTGTAACCAAAGATACcgcactaatgcaagatgttaataatagggttTTTGCGTAGCCGGGGAGGGGGTTTGGAGGGGCCATGTGGGAAGTCTATACTTTCTGCTccattttttctgtaaatctaaaactactctttaaaaataaagtctattaggttttttaaagctatttttcaGCAAAAAGACATCGGTTGGGAGTAAAAAGGGAAGTGGGAGCCGATATCTGGTGTTCATATAACAAAGAGCTCATATCCAGAATGTAAAAAGAACTTTCACTCACCAATAATAAATACACAACAAAAAgggctctgggggcttccctggtggcgcagtggttgagaatctgcctgctaatgcaggggacacgggttcgagccctggtctgggaagatcccacatgccgcggaacaactaggcccgtgagccacaactaccgagcctgcgcgtctggagcctgtgctccgcaacaagagaggccgcaatagtgagaggtccgcgcaccccgatgaagagtggcccccgcttgccacaactagagaaagcccttgcacagaaacgaagacccaacacagccaaaaataaataaataaagaatagaattctttaaaaaaaaagggggggggggctctGAGCTTACTCCTGGAGTGTGGCAAGTCTCAGCAACCTTGTGGGTGATTTGAACTTTATCAACTGGCTCAGATTTCCTCAGGAGAAGGCAGGGGGTGAGAAAGAGGGGAATAAAAATCCAAACGCCGGAATGAAGCGCTCCTCCCGCCCTGGCCGAACCTGGTGAAGGCAGTAAAGCCGGCGGAGTAGTAAGGTTGATCATAGAGAGGACCGCGCCTCCGGATTCCTAGGCGGGCACCGGAAGTGGCCTCGTGGTCCTGGGCGCCTTTTGCTCGGCCGTTTTGGGTTCCTGGTTGGCCCGGCGGGACGGTGGCTTAAGATTTTGCCTTAACTACCTGCCAGGGCTAGTCTCCAGGGAGCGCCAGTCATCCCCAGAGCTGCGGGTGAGCGGTCGGGCTTCTCCCCAGCCAAGCTGCAGAACGCCCCATCTCTGTTGTCCCACGGCCCAGAGGTGGGACGGGGAGGACGTCTTTGCGGCTTGCGTGTCCTGTTCTCCCCCCAGCACGTGCACACAATGCTTGGTAACGAGCTCAGTGACGATTTGTCTCTCTACTGTTCGGCTTGGATTTGTCGctgttattttgattttatagTATAGCATAAACCGCTCAGATTTTGCTTAATTCTCATTCTTTTATACACGatggaggcggggtggggggttgcGGTGGGAGAGGGAAATGCCTCAACTGAGGGTTAGGTGCTTAATCCTTTATTCCCTGAACGAACACTATAACCAGTTTATGGAGCTGTAGTATATTACTCCTCTGTATAAGTAGTTTGATTCCTTTAAATGTCGTAAAAGTTTTACTGGAAAAATAACTATGACTCGGCTCGTGTATATTGTCATAGTAAGTTTACTAAAGTGTGGCAAGATCCATCTTCCCTTACCTTGCTAAGGATCAGGAAGCCTCCTGTTCCCTCTACAGGAGTGTCCCAAGACCCATCCTGCCCTGCTGAAGCAGTTCTATGAAGGGGTGGTAGATTATGAGTATACATGAAAGAAAGCCTTGGTAAATGAGCTATGGTGGTCGCCAGCCTTGgctcatgtgatttttttcttcctgtaatgtAGTTCTTATAAACTAAAAAGTCTTTAAAGTCtgagaatgtggccttatttccCACAATAGAAGTTCTAATGCTAATATTTATGTAGCACTTTTCTGTATATCAGCAGCCAAGTGCCCTTTCTCAGTAATTCTGATCTATTTTCACGGATCTCAGGAATATTATCCTCCTAATGTTCCGCTACTCAGGAACATCACCTTGGCAGTGAGTCTTCATTATTAATGACATAGGTTTTTGACTGCTGTAGTTATTCTGCTGTTTTAAGTGTGTTCTCCTCCCACAGGAGTGCTCTGATCCTAAGGTTCTTCCTGATTCCTGGTATGTAAGACAAGTGAATCCTATCCTGAGCCATTGCACTCTAAGATGTCCACCAAGTTGAGAGAACATGCAGCCTTGATTCCTGTGGTGCACACTCGAGAGGAGCAGGAGGGACTGAGAATAGTGAAGGTAGAGGAAGAGGAGAACCATGCTTGGGAGCAGAAGCCTCACCAAGTAGGGAATGTGCACCCTTATCAGGAACTTTTCCGCCAGTGCTTCAGGCAGTTCCGTTACCAGGCGGCCCCTGGACCTCGAGAGGCTCTGAGCCGGCTCCGGGAGCTCTGCCAAAAGTGGCTGCGGCCTGAGATGCACACCAAGGAGCAGATCCTGGAGCTGCTGGTGCTGGAGCAGTTCCTGACCATCTTGCCCGAGGAGCTGCAGGCCAGGGTATGGGAGTATCATCCAGGGAGTGGAGAGGAAGTGGTGactgtgctggaaaatctgaagACAGAACTTGGAGACGAAGGACAACAGGTGGGAAAAGGGTAATCTATTGTTCATTTATGAGAACCCCAGGGGTCTACCAGCAAAGAGAGTGGGCATGGGTAAGCAAGAGGattttatgaccattattttctGGGCTGACGCATTATCCTATGTTTTCCCTTTAAAGCTCTGCTCTTTCTGTGAACTGATTAAGACACTGGTTTCTTCATCATTCTGCTTTCTGTACCCATaggaaattttatgtttaatcaaACTTTGAGGTTTAATTAACTATTGCTGATCCTCTCATGAACCCAGCTCTTCTTGTATGTCCTTAGGTCCAAGCCAGTGCACATTACAAACAAGAAGTGCTGTGGAAGGAAGTAGGACCTGTAAGCCTTGCAAAGCAGTCACTTAACATCCAGCTGAAGTGTGATCCTTGGGAGCATTTTCCTCTGCAAGAGAATGGTAAGCTTTAAAATGTGAATCTTTTGTGATCTTTTGGAAGCACTGAGTATAGCATCTGCTAGGAAGCAGTATTTCTGGTGAAAAAAGTGGTATCTAGAATAGCAGAATAAGTTTAACACCAGAAGTTTATTTACAAAGTGAGCATATCTAGAGTTGATTTAATTTTGCATTGGGATATGtggtattttttaattgggttatgaTAGTGGTTTACAATTCTAACTGTGAGTCCAAATCATTATGGAACCGTTTTAACAATACAGGTACCCAGATCTACCATAGATTTACTATAGTGGGCCCTAGTGCTATATGTTTTAATTAGCTACTATAGAACAATAGTGgtagcttatattttaaaaatccaagtaatatagaaaaatacgaaatgaaaataaaagttccATTCCGAAGAgttaaccactgttaacattctccagtatatacttctaaaatttttcttgtatGTTCAAGCCTCTCCCCACTTTTTAGGGAAAATTGTATCCTGACGTAttgactatattaaaaaaattttttatattcttgatGCTCTGGCATTTGGGGCCTTGATCATGGACAGACTGGCCTTCCCAGGgctagctaattcctagagacAGCAAAGGACTCCCCTGCAAGTGGGCCTTTCATATACAGTCCAGCCAATATGGAGCCCAGTCCCCCAACCATCTCCTTTATCAAACCTTCACACACCAAGCCAATATTCCCCCTGCCCTAAATCACTCCAGGGTCAGATACCAGAGAACTAGGGACCATCCCTATAGCCCAGAGTGTGCCAAAAGTATTCAAATTATCCATCCTAAGCTTACTTAGCATACCTACCCTGCCTTATCCATTCCCTCCTGGGGAAACTCCAATAAAGGCTCTAGGCCAtgctctcccctcttccccttctgCCTCCTGATTGATCGTGGTGCTTTCCCATGCAGCCCTGCATGGCAGACTACGTCTTCTGTTCCTTGGGATCTACGAGtgtaaaaaatttctttcttcgTATAGTCCTTTCCATGTCTGCGTGTCTTACCATACCTACTTAAAACAAATCCTGGATACATTTTAACATACCTATTATACACACCACtttgcattttgcttttttttttacctaatgAGAATACTCATTCAtgcaccaaatatttattgaacatcaacTATGTGTCCAGCAGTATTCTAAGCATTGGGGATATAGAGGTGAACAAGAAGGCcaaagtctctgccctcatgcAACTTACATTCTAGTTAAATCAGTGGGTACCACAATCTCAGTTCCTTCGTTCAGTTGCAGTCGGTGTTTATGGCCTAGAGAAAACATGCAGAAATAATGTTATTCTTATCAGTAgagttattttattccttttgatgtttAGTTTTCTGTTGCATACATGTATAATAGTTAATAGTCTCTTACTGATGTGCATTTAAGCTGTTtccagtattttcattattttatttatttatttggtcgcgCCATGTGGCTTCtgaaatcttagttcccctaccagggattgaacctgcaccctcagcagtgaaagcatggagtcctaaccactggactgccagggaattccctctttttgttattttaaacacTGCATCAGTGGATGTCTTTATGTAAAAGTCTTTTGGCTCTTGTGTGAAaatattggaggaaaaaaattcctttaaatgcAGTGAGAGATTGATAGCCACTGGAGTAAAGTAGAAAACTTATTATGTAGGCAACAATGTTATAGTGATTACCTCTAGGGAAAGTAAAAGGGCACAGGGTGATGGAGAAAGATGAATTGGGATTTGGACTTTTTACTTTTATACCTTTTGTACTGTTGAAATTTTTACCATgagtatctattctttttataGTAAAAATAAAGAGCGCGGTCTTTGAATTCAGATAAACCTGAGTTCCAGGCCAGGATTTATCACTTAATAGTCGTGTGACCACAGACCAATTATTTAATTTCTGTGTTTCAGTTGCTATATCTATTACCCAGCTCATTGTGTTGCTGTGAGCATCACCAAATATTGGGTGATCACTTGGTGTTTTAGCTATCCCATTTCCAtgtaacaaaccactccaaaacttagtggctaaaAGGAACAACCATTATGttatctctcacagttctctGGATTGACTGGGATAAACAGGATGGTTCTTCTACTGTACATGATATCAATTTAAGCTGTAGTTATCGGGGGGCTTGCCTGGACTGTGATGCTCGAGATACTTCACTCGCTTCTCATACTTTAGCAGGAGATGGCTAGAAAACTGGGCTTAGCAAGATTCTGAGATGCATGGGCCTCAGGTTATCTCATTCTCTCACTCTTTAGTGGGGTAACTGGACTTCTTACATGGTAACTCAGGGATCTCAAAAGCATCTTTTTAAAGTCTTAATCCTTGAACTGACGTATCATCACTTTCACCATATTCTGTTGGATAAAGCAAGCCACAGGCCAGCCTAGACCCTGTGTGGGAGGGGGGTGGACTACACAAAGGATGAATGCTAGAAGGTATGTTCATTGGGGGCCCTTTGAAGACTCTTgggaaatttacatttctttcctgccattctgAGTTTTTAGATCTGGGCTGGGGCCCAAacgtgttttatttatttatttttattctctatgACTCATAGGTGCAGTGAGTATCAAAAACCATTAGGATGATAGTTCTTGCTTATTTAGCACAATCCTTGATATTAATAAGCATTCATAATGTTATCAATTATTATTACTAATCTTACTTCCAAACGTTTATGTGGGACATGTGGCACTTAAATAATCGACTTGCTCTTTCAGCAGGAGCTGAGACCAGGAATATGACTGGTGAATTTGCTCCAAAGCAGATTTCTGCAGAAAGGAAATCATTGGTTGCTTTCCAGGATCCAAAGTGTGGAGAAACTTTTCTATATAGGGGtaaatcagaacagcaaaaggTCAACCCCATGAGAGTAAAACGACACAAATGTAAGGAGTGTGGAAAGGCCTTTGCTCAGAGCTCAGGGCTTGTTCGACATTggagaattcacactggagagaaaccttataaatGCAATCAATGTGGAAAAGCAGTCAGCTATAAATCAGCCCTTCTTTCACACCAGgaaattcataataaaataaaacgcTATCagtgtaatgaatgtgggaaagccttcagtcAAAACACAGGCCTGGTTCTTCATCAGAGGATCCATACTGGGAAAAGACCTTATGGATGTAAAGAGTGCGGTAAATCCTTTAGTCAAAGTTCACACCTTATTGGACATCTGAGGatccatactggagagaaacccttcaAATGTAATGAATGCGAGAGGGCCTTCACTCAGAGGTCAGGACTCATGGAACATCAGAGaagtcacactggagagaaaccgtatatgtgtaaggaatgtgggaaagctttcCGAGGGAGCACCAGCCTCACTCAGCACCTGAGGATCCACACTGGGGAGAAGCCCTATCAGTGTGAGGAATGTGGACGAGCCTTCATTCAGAGGTCAAGCCTTGTTCGTCATCAGAGGATCCACAGAGGGCAGAAGTCTGTTTCTGTATCCTAATTGTAAGAGGCCTTTAATCATAAATCAGGCCTTACTGAACACTTTAGAAAGCTATGCTGAATACAGACCCAATCACTGTGTAATAAATTCAAGAAATTAGGGATGTGGTGTCTCCATTGTTATTCTAAGTAGCCAAACTAGAAGAGATTCTGATATCATCCAACAGATTGAAAGAAGCTGGTAGCTTGTCAATGGAGCAGACCATTCACATTTTGGCCTGAGTCTGTTGTGGATGCTGCTAtttctttctcccattcttttggTCCTTCTCCTTTGGTCCTTAAGCACTTTTGCTCCTTGAAGTCACTACCATCACATACCCTGAATAGCCTGATGATTCAGTGGCTCTCAGATTTTGAACAGAAGATCACTGAGACTGTTACTACTACTGTATACTATGCAAAGGAGAACTTAGCAGGATGAACAGGGAAAGTGATGCTGTTGTTAAAGTTATATAAATGAGGGGTAAGCTAGGTAAGTTACACTTAAAAGTGACTACTCAACGACATAGCTTGCTGTTTTGTTTGCCTTCTCTTCACCCTGTTGGTGAGGGAAGAAGTCCTACCCTAGGATTTGGAAGATGGCCAAACACATGACACCTGACACTGGACAGATGGGATCGACAGCAGTTAATTAGCCGCTTATACTCATAGCCTAGGGGAGGAGGGCCACTTGGGAGCAGAGGGAACAAATAGGAGCTTTGGGATACAGGCTTTGTAGTAATAAGATGGGGTGATGTCTGGTTTCCTTGGGAGGATGTGATTGgcttgtttgaataatttcatGGGCAGGCAAGGAGGTGAAACCCAGTAGGTTGAGGAGTGTAGCTAGTCCAGCTGATGGGGAACGAGCCAAGTGGGGTCACTTCCTGCTGGGTGGGAGGCATATATAGCAAGAGCAGAGGAACCGATGGTTAGG
This window contains:
- the LOC137231713 gene encoding zinc finger protein with KRAB and SCAN domains 8-like is translated as MSTKLREHAALIPVVHTREEQEGLRIVKVEEEENHAWEQKPHQVGNVHPYQELFRQCFRQFRYQAAPGPREALSRLRELCQKWLRPEMHTKEQILELLVLEQFLTILPEELQARVWEYHPGSGEEVVTVLENLKTELGDEGQQVQASAHYKQEVLWKEVGPVSLAKQSLNIQLKCDPWEHFPLQENAGAETRNMTGEFAPKQISAERKSLVAFQDPKCGETFLYRGKSEQQKVNPMRVKRHKCKECGKAFAQSSGLVRHWRIHTGEKPYKCNQCGKAVSYKSALLSHQEIHNKIKRYQCNECGKAFSQNTGLVLHQRIHTGKRPYGCKECGKSFSQSSHLIGHLRIHTGEKPFKCNECERAFTQRSGLMEHQRSHTGEKPYMCKECGKAFRGSTSLTQHLRIHTGEKPYQCEECGRAFIQRSSLVRHQRIHRGQKSVSVS